TAGACAGGCTAAAAAAGCTATACATGACGGATACGATAAGGAATTATCTGCAGGACTTCAAATTGAAAAGGAGTGCTATCAAAAGACGATTGACACGGAAGACCGTCTGGAAGGCCTGAAAGCATTTAAAGAGAAAAGGAAACCAGATTATAAAGGAAAGTAAGGTGGGGAAAAGATGGCGAAGAATCAGACGTTAGAAGAAAAAAGAAAGCATATTTCCTCGGGTGGAGCAGAAAAGTATCATGCTAAAAATGCAGAAAAAGGAAAAATGTTTGTACGAGAGCGCCTTCAGTTATTATTCGACGATGATATGAATATTGAAGATGCCTTTTTTGCCAATAATCAGGACGATAAACTTCCTGCTGATGGAGTGGTCACAGGCATAGGAAAAATCAATGGAGAACAGGTTTGTGTTATGGCCAATGATTCTACTGTTAAAGCAGGATCATGGGGAGCACGCACTGTTGAAAAGATCATTCGAATTCAGGAAACAGCTATGAAACTGCAGCTTCCAATGCTTTACCTCGTAGATTCAGCTGGAGCAAGGATCACCGATCAAGTAGACATGTTTCCCAATAGAAGGGGAGCCGGCCGTATTTTTCATAACCAGATAAAGTTATCCGGTCGGGTTCCTCAAGTCTGTTTGTTATTCGGACCCTCAGCTGCTGGAGGAGCTTACATACCTGCTTTTTGCGACATCGTAGTTATGGTCGACGGGAATGCTTCGATGTACCTGGGATCACCGAGAATGGCGGAGAAAGTGATTGGAGAAAAAGTCTCCCTTGAAGAGATGGGAGGGGCAAAAATGCATTGCTCCGTCTCGGGATGTGGGGACGTACTTGCTAAGGATGAGAAGGAAGCTATATCATTCGCACGGAAATACATGAGCTATTTTCCGGCAAATTATCGAAAAGCTCCTGCTCAAAAAGAAAGTATTGACCCTGTAGCGTTTGAAAAGTCCATAGAAGAATTGATTCCAGAAAATCAGAATGCCCCTTTTGATATGTACCAGTTGATTGACCGTATTATTGACGAAGATTCTTTTTGCGAAATTAAAAAGAAATTCGCTCCGGAACTTATTACCGGTTTATCGAGAATAGACGGTCGTGTGGTCGGTATCATTGCTAATCAGCCCAGAGCGAAGGGCGGGGTGCTGTTTCCGGATTCGGCCGATAAATCCGCTAAATTTATTCAGCTTTGTGATGCCTTTAATATTCCTTTATTATTCCTGGTAGATATTCCAGGATTCATGATTGGAACGAAGGTGGAACGGGCAGGTATCATTCGGCACGGAGCCAAAATGTTATCAGCCATGAGTGAAGCGACCGTTCCTAAGATCTCCGTTATTGTAAGAAAAGCTTACGGAGCTGGACTTTATGCTATGGCAGGTCCAGCCTTTGAGCCGGATGCATGTATAGCTCTTCCAACAGCCCAAATTGCTGTGATGGGTCCTGAAGCGGCTGTGAATGCGGTATATGCAAACAAAATAGCTGAACTTCCTGAAGAAGAAAGACCTGCGTTTATTAAAGAGAAACACGAAGAATACAAAGAAAATATCGATATTTATCGCTTAGCTTCTGAGCTGGTGATCGATGATATTATTCAGCCTGACCGGCTGAGAGAAGAACTTTCTATTCGATATGAAGCTTACCAAAATAAAGACGTAACCTTTACTGAAAGAAAACACGGAGTATATCCTGTATAAAAAAACAACTCCTGATCAAATTAGATCAGGAGTTGTTTTTATTTAAGTAGAAGAAGTAGCCTTTTTACCGATCGTCTGGATCTGTTCTATGGTGTTCGGGTTTTCAAGAGCACTTAAATCACCTGCAGGTTTATTTAAATAAGCAGATTTAATAGCTCTCCTCATTACTTTTGCATTTCTCGTTTTAGGCAGATCATCAACGATGTACACTTTTTTAGGAGCAAGAGCTTTTCCTAATTTATCAGCTAAGTGACTTTTGAATTCACTTATAAGTTCCTCTGATTCTTTTACATTAGGATTAAGGACAACAAACGCTATAGCCTCTTCACCTTTAATTTCATGCGGAACGCCGATGACCCCAGCTTCTGTAATAGAAGGATGTTCAACCAGCACAGATTCAACTTCTGCGGGACCAAGTCTTTTGCCGGCTACATTAAGGACATCATCAGAGCGTCCTGTAATCGTATAAAAGCCTTCATCATCAAGGATGACCCAGTCACCATGAACCCACGTATCTTTGAAGCGGTTCCAATAGGTATCTTCATATCGTTCATTTTCATTATAGAAGCCACTGGTCATGCCTATCCACGGTTTTCGTAATACTAATTCACCTACTTGATTCTTGAGAGAATCTCCAGTTACATCATATACATCTACGTCCATACCAGGTAAAGCAGCATTAAATGTAACCGGTTGAATAGGCTTAATTAGTACATTCCCAAGGATACCGCCAGAGATTTCAGTACCGCCTGAGTAGTTAAAGATAGGGACGTTCGAGTTGCCTGCCTGCTTGAAAAGCCAGCGCCAGGGCTCAGGATTCCAGGGCTCTCCAGTGGTGCCGATAAGTTTAAGAGAGCTTAAGTTATGCTTTTGAATCCATTTTTCCCCATGCTTCATCATGGATCGAACAAGAGTAGGAGAGATGCCTAAATGAGTGACTTGATATTTTTCTACTAAACTCCATAAACGATCAGGCTCAGGGAAATCAGGGGTTCCTTCAAACATGACTATAGAAGAACCGTTAACCAGCCCGCCATAAACTAGAAAGGGGCCCATCATCCACCCCATATCCGTGTACCAAAATAGAATGTCTTCGCTCGTAACATCCATGCATACTCCAGCATCAAATGCTGCTTTTGTTGGAAAGCCTGAATGCGTATGCACAGCCCCTTTCGGTCTCCCAGTGGTGCCGGAAGTATAAATAATCATAAAAGGATCATCAGCTTCCATACTTTCTGTTTTGAAAACGGTTTCATTTTCTAGCAAACGAGACCACGGTGTATCTCTGTATTCATTCCAATCAATTTCACAATCAGCACGCTCTACTACAATTACATGTTCTAAAGAAGGGCATTGATCACAGGCGAGGTCTGCTTCCATTTTCATCGGAATGGTTTTTCCTCTTCTAAAGAAACCGTCTGCTGTGATAAGAGCTTTGGAGCGGGCAGCCTGTATTCTTGTAGCAATCGCATCTGCTTTATAGCCTGAAAACGCTGGAGAGAATATTGCACCAACTTTTGAGATAGCCAGCATTGAAATGAGTGTTTCCGGAATCATAGGCAAGTAAAGCGTAACAATATCTCCTTTGCCAATACCCAGTTTGTGTAATCCATTTGCGACACGATTTACTTCATGGAATAACTCCTCATACGTAAATTGAATCGTATCTCCGTTATCACCCTCCCAGTAAAGCGCAACGGTATCCTGTTTGTCGTCACTTAAAGCCCATTTATCGAGAGCGTTGTGAGCTACATTCATCTTTCCACCGGTAAACCACTTAGGATAAGCTATTCCCCTGGATAAATCCACCGTTTTTTCATACGATTGATCCCATACTATTCCTAGTTCTTTCAAGGCTTCATCCCAGAACCATTCTATATCTTCAGTAGATTCTTTGTGGAAAGCATCATAATTTTCGTATCCTAGTTTTTGCATCCATTGAAATAGTCTTGTACTTTTAATTTGACTTTCCGAGGGAACCCAGGCTTTTTCATATGTATTCATGTAGATCTCCGCCTCCAGTTTAATGTACTTTAATCTCACCTTCTATTATACCGGAGATGGAGTCTATAATGAATGATTGTACTTTTTTCACAAGGGTGATTCGTGGTATAAAAACACTAATAGAAAGTGTATTCTAAAAAAATTTGGTAATAATAACATTCAAAGATTCGGGTATTTAACATATGTAAAAAGATAGTGCTTCGCATAAAAATTTCCATCATTTGGAGATTGGACTCCAAATGATTAAAATATCGACTTCTTTCGAGTTACTTTAACAATTAATTAATTGTTTCAAACTTGAATTAATGGTAAAGTCAAAATCGGAGATACTCATTACTGTTGTAGAATAAGGCTCAAGAGTCCGCATTAAAACATTACCATTCATTAAGAAAAGAATGTTATTCTATAATGGGAATACGATAAGGCTAGATGTAACTAGGAGGTAGATTATGAGAATTATTGTAGCAGGAGGAGACGGTTTTTGCGGTTGGCCAACGGCATTATACCTTTCCAAACAAGGACACGATGTAACTATTGTTGATAATTTAGCACGCAGAAAAATCGACGAAGAACTTCATTCCAATTCAGTAACTCCCATAGCATCATTAGAAGATCGAGTGGCTAAGTGGAAAGAAGTAACGGGTAATGAAATTCGTACGTTCATTGGCGATTTAAATCACTATGATTTCTTAAGAGAAGTATTCCGCCAGGTAAAGCCGGAAGCTTTCGTTCACTTTGCTGAACAGCGTTCAGCACCATATTCCATGATAGATCGTGAACACGCTGCTTATACACAAACTAATAATGTTATTGGCAACTTGAATGTGCTTTATGCCATAAAAGAATTTGCTCCAGAGTGCCATTTAATTAAATTAGGTACGATGGGAGAATACGGAACTCCAAATATTGATATTGAAGAAGGATATATAGAAATAGAGCACAAGGGAAGAAAAGATACGCTTCCTTACCCTAAACAGCCTGGTTCCTTCTATCATCTTTCCAAAGTTCACGACAGCCACAATATTATGTTTGCTTGTAAGATCTGGGGTATCCGTGCGACAGACCTTAACCAGGGAATCGTGTATGGACTACATACAGAAGAAACAAAACTTGATCCAATGCTAGTGAACCGCGTGGATTATGATGGAGTATTTGGTACAGCACTGAACCGTTTCGCTAATCAGGCAGCTATTGGACATGACATTACCGTTTATGGTTCAGGGGGACAGACGAGAGCTTTTCTTAACATCGAGGATACTGTCCGTTGTGTAGAAATCGCTGCAGAAAACCCGGCTGACAACGGAGAATTCCGTGTATTCAACCAGTTTACGGAATGGTTCTCTGTACAGGAATTAGCTGACCGTGTACAAAAGATTGCTCATGAAGAAGGCTTGGATACTCAAGTTAAGAAAATTGAGAACCCGAGAATTGAGAATGAAGACCATTACTATAATGCAGTTAACACGAAACTTCGTGATCTAGGTTTAGAACCTCATCTATTAACAGATGACGTCATTCGGGATATTCTGCTTACAGCGGTTGAACATAAAGACCGTATTATTGCTGAAAACGTATTACCATCAATCACTTGGAAGTAAGGAGTTTTCCACTTTGAAGATCGCCATCATTACTGAAACATTCCTCCCATCAACAGATGGAGTGGTAACCAGACTGAAGGAAGCCATCAAATACCTGCAAAGTCAAGAACATCAAGTGGTCGTGATAGCTCCAGACCTTGGTGTGAAGGAGTATGAAGGTGCGATTGTAGAAGGGGTTAAAGCAACAAAATTGCCTTTTTATCGTTCGAAAGAGTTCTCCTTACCTCAGCGGAAGGTAAAAGGCTTACTGCAAAAACATAATCCGGATCTTGTCCATGTAGTGAACCCGGCTATCGTGGGGGTATCAGGAGTGTATTACGCAAATAAGCTTAATTATCCGTTAATTGCTTCTTATCACACGCATGTACCTAAGTATCTGGATTTTTATCGACTGTATCCCTTCAAGCCTCTCGTGTGGTGGTATTTCCGTAAACTTCATAATTATGCTCACGTTAACTTATGCACCTCTCAAGCCATCAAGAGTGAGCTGGACGAAAAGAATTTCCATAATGTAAACGTGTGGGACCGCGGGGTTGCAGTAGATCATTACCATCCTAAGCATAAGACAAAAGAAATGCGCGAGCGTCTTTCTGGCGGGAAACCTGAAAATAAACTACTCGTATTTGTCGGCCGTTTAGCACCTGAAAAAGAAATTCACAAGATCAGACCATTACTTGACCAAAGAGATGACCTTTCATTAGCTATTGTTGGCGATGGACCTGTTAAGGACGAACTTGAGTACACTTTTGAGGGCACCAATACCGTCTTTACTGGTCTATTACATGGTGAAGAACTAAGAGAAGCTTTTTCTTCATCTGACGCTCTGATTTTTCCTTCTGTAACGGAAACTTTAGGACTCGTCATCTTAGAATCCATGGCTTCAGGTCTGCCGGTTATTGCTGCAAAAAGCGGTCCTACGATGGAACAGGTGGAAGACGGTAAAACAGGCATTCTGTTTGAAAATGAGAATACAGATAGTATGATCGATGCGATTAACCGTCTGGAAGACGAAGTGCTTTATAAGTACTTATGTAAAAACGCAAGAGCCGAAGCAGAAAAACACAGTTGGCAAAAACCTTCTGAACAGATACTGGATTATTACCATGAAACTTTACGGGTATTTGGAGAAAACGAAGAGTACTCGACTAAAAAATCAAAGGTTAAAGTCACAGAGTAAATACTCTGTGACTTTTCATTTGAGCGAGCATTTTCCAATAAATTGGAGAGGTAGTTCTGCAAATTACTTAGTAGCAACTCCGAAGTAAAAACAAAAACCAAGTTATATCGAACGTTCTCTATAACGAATTAATAGCAATAGGGATTCGAATTTAAGCATTTTTACTTAAAACTTAGTAGCAACTCCAATTATATAAACAAAAAAACAAATTACATATTCAAACAGAAGAAAAGCAACAAACAGCAGCGCCAGAAGGGGCGAAACATAGAAGTGCATGGTGTTTACAGTAGGATCCAGACAAGCTTAAAGAAAGTAAAGCCTAATAAAACGGTTTGGCTAACCGGTTCATAAATTCCACTTAATTCAGAAACAGATCATTAATAGGGGAGAATTATAAGAATAATTTGACTTAAAACTTAGTAGCAACTCCAAAACCAAAATAGAAAAACAATCTATAAGTACGATAAACATTTAACAACAAAGAAGTTTAAAGCAATGACATTTGACTGACAATTAAAAATTAATTCAGAGATAAAAGGTTCCAGAGAATATATATTATTGGATAGACACATAAAACGCAAACTCAGTATATAAAAAAGAAGAGCTAGTAAAATGCTTGGCTGGAATGAATATATAGGAACGAAAAAATAATAATTATTTAGGTAACAATCGTACATAGAGAATCTAAAGCTGAAGAGTGCTAAAACCGTAAGTCATAATATAAGTTTTTCGTTTAGATATTATTTTGATTTGAACTGACTTATAACAAGCAGTATGGATACGATACCACATAATTAATTTTAATCTAAAGATGTTAAGATCTACGGTGAAATTTTTCTTTTGTCTCACTATCATAAGTAAACTTGAATTATGAGACAAAAATAAACTTATTTCTTTTACTTCCTATAATATATATTATGTAAACTAGAAAATTAAATTAATCAATAAGTGTAGAATTTCATTTAAGACCTACTCCGCCCACTAAAATATTAAGTAATTCTTCACGTTCAGCAATTCTTGTTAAAATCCTCATTATAAATCCTGGATCAACCAAGTCTTCTTTCTTATAATTTAACTTCAAGATTCATGTTAAGAAAGCATGTCATGCTAAGATCTGATATATTTACGTTCCTTTTATATTAGGTTGTTTCCATATTTCTTCTGAACTACTTTTCCTTAATTGTTTATGGATCTTGAATACTCTTCGAGTTTGTTCACTAAATTCATCAATTACACTTCAAACGAACATTTGTTCCCATTCCGTGATTTTAGCATTTTATTATATTCTAAAGCTAAATTCGCTACTTTCTCTTGAGCAGTTAACCTCCTCATGGGAAAGCTTAAATATAATTAGGCTTTTAGCAGCTCCTGTACTGTTATTTTTATTATTAGCGTCATCTTTATTTTTCCTTTCAAAATATGGCATCCCGAAGTTTACATAAAGTAAAGAATCCTTCCCTTTTGCTTCTAAAAATATTTCTCCTATATATTATGGCTGGTTTCACTCGTTCTGCAGGCTTCTCATTAAAACTTTTTTAAACAGCTGGGGCTAATTTGTTAAATAAATGAAGCAAAAAAGTCACCCTTATTTAAAGGATGACTTTTTTTACGTTAAAACGGAACATTTGTTCTACCCCCGCGAATTTAGCATTTCACCTGCATTTCATCTAAATAATATACAACAAACTAACCCAAATTTACCTTTTCTATATAATAAATCATTCATTATCCATTTCAAAAAATCTGAATTATAAGCTTTTTTTAAAAAAATATCCTATATTCGAAAAATAATCGGTGATATATTTCCTATTTCTAGCTGTTTTCGGTTTAAAATAGTTTTTATTTAAGAAATTGGGGTAAGCTTTGCCTTGTGCCTTATAATAATCGAGTCTTTTATAGATGTTAAAATATGGAGGTTTTGAAATTGTTTACTTTAAGTGATTTACCGATGTTCTTTATAAATTTCTTTTTTATATTACCTATCGTCACTCTCGTACATGAAGCAGGACACGTGTGGGTGGCCCGTTTGTTCGGAGGGAAGATACATTTCTGTATAGGTACTGGAAAGACCATTTTCAACATTGGAAAACTAGAAGTCAAAAAGAAGTATTTCATGGAAGGCTGGTGTCAGTATGAAGATCTAACCTATAACAAAACGTGGGCGCACGTGTCTATATATTTAGCCGGAAGTATCTTTAACATGATCGTAATTCTCACGATTAATTACCTAATCTTTGCAGATGTATTGCCCCCGGCTTTGTTTTTCTATCAATACTCTTATTTCTCAGTTTACTTTATTTTCTTTTCATTATTTCCTTACCGTGATGACGACGGAAAACCAAGTGATGGATTGGCTGTGTATGACGTTATCCGATACGGGAAAGCAGAAGATCCGATTGATTAATATGAATCCTGCTGATCGGCTGAACTCTTATGTATATGTTTTAAGTATTCAAAAACGTGAATTCCCTCTGAATCTGCATGCGGATAATTCAAATGGGAAGTAACTTCTCTTGTTAAAGTTATAAATAATTCACACATTTGGAATAAAGCCTTCCAATTGTTCGGGTATTCCCCATCTGCGTATGTTCTTTTATAATCCTTCCAAATATGATCTTCTAAAAAATATTCGAAATATTTTCCCGCACTGCCGACATTCACTTGGAAGTTATTTTTTGCACCAATGTACCATCTGATCATGCGTTTAAGCATCCTTCTTACAGGACCTTCCATCATTTCTTTGGCATAAGGAAGCTGACGCCGGCCCAATCCTTTTGCTACATACGTGCTTACCCACCAAAATTCATTGGTACAGCTCTCAATATCATTATGAGATGGTTTTTTAACTAGATAATCACTGTCATCAGGTTCTCGTAAAGCTGGCAGTTTGTTGTCTTTATCCAGTAAAACAACGCTTAAACTATCTTGATTCTCAGGAAGGTGATTTCTTTGATATAACGTAAGATCGATGCGGTTTCCATCCATAAACTGCATTAAGTAGGTGAATTTTTGCTTCGGTTCTTGATCAATGGAATACAATTGCATCTCATCCGGCATCTGCATGATCAGTCTTTTACCAAAAACGTCTATCCAGGAATGATCTGCAATAAAGGCGTTCAGCTCAGTAACCATGTAGACAATATCATAGTCTTGAAATAAATCAGGTGTAACATTCGGATTAACTCTTGAGCCATTCATGATTACCCCTCTAATATGAGGTTCTGTTTCAGCAACTGAAAGAATCAGTTCCATCATCTCTTCTTCTGATCTCATCCTGGTTCCCTCCAATGTAAAATACCTCACCTCCTCCCCAGATCAAACTATTTGTGTGATATCATGAATGTAAATATATCTATGACTAGAAAGGAAAAGTTATGAAAAAACGTCTATATTCAATCCTCTTAGCAGTTTTTGCAGGTGTAGCAGCCTATACAGTAAAGCCAAGAAAAGCTCAAGCACCATCTAATGACAATACGGTATCTCTTACGTATCCAGGTACAAATGTAATCATAACCCCAGGAGATTTATTATTTACTCCCATCGGAAAAAGTGAATCGAAATATGCGGGCCACGTAGGAATAGTAAATTCCCGCAGAGAGGTTATTCACTCTATCCCTTCAGGGTTAATGAAAGACCCGGTCAGCCGTTATTTTAATAAATTTCGATCGATTACGATTTTTTCTGCTAAAGATCCCCAAATTGGCATAAAGGCCTGCGGATACCTTGACCATCTTCATACCACTTATCCAAAAGCTGCTTATAAAGTGTTCACACCGCTCGGCTATAGTGATCATGAACAATATTGTACAAAAATTGTATGGCAGTCTTATTATTATGGAGCAGGTATAAACTTGGGACGGCTGTCAGAACACTCCTTAGCCATTCATCCAATTTTATTAAAAGATAAAAGGCATTTGAATTGTGTAGCAAAAAACTTATAAAATCAAGATGCCGTAAACCTTACAAATAATTCAGGAACTCATTTTCAGGAAGAATTTCTATGGAATGTCCCTGACTTAATAGTGTTTCTGTACGCTCTAGCTTACTGTTTTTCTTTCCATTTAAATATTGATCGTAGGTTTTGCTTCCTACAATTAAATAATTAGTAGTGCTCTCTACTGTCGAATAGGTATATCCTCCAAGGTTAGCAACTGTTTGAACAGCCTTCTCACGATTCATAGCAGTTAACCTTCCTGTAAACGCAAAGGAAGCACCGCAAAAAGGATGACTGCGGTCAATTTCTCTGCTTGCTGCCACATAATTTATACTTTCAGGCCTTTTAGCTTTCTGTTTCTTATTCAATCGTGCAGGCTCATACTGCTGGTCATACATCATGCCGTTAGTGGTTTGTGTCTTTTCAACCAGGTCTTTTGTATTTTCAGCCTTTAGCTCTTCGCAAGCCTTAAGTAAGATATGAGCAGCGGCCTGCGCATCCTCAAGTGCGTGGTGATGATTAAAACGGAAACCAATATGGTTTGAAACAGACTTAAGATTATAACGTGGCAGTTCCCATGTTTTCTTTGAAATGTTTAAGGTGCAGTTATAAGCAAGCAGAGGATATGGTAGACGATATTCATCGAGTACTGCTCGAAGGACTCCCATATCGAACTGAGCATTATGCGCCACTAGAAACTTCCCTTCAACCATTGGCTGGATTTCATTTTTCCATAAAATATCGAATTCATAAGCATCGGCTACATCATCTTTTGTTATGCCGTGAATGCTTATATTTTTCGGGGAAAAATAATTCTTTCGAGGTTTAACTAAACGATAATATTCGTGTTTTACTTCGTGGTTTTCATACTCTACTAAACCGATCGAACAGACACTTCCTCGAGAGGAGTTGGCTGTCTCAAAATCAAGTGCTACAAAATTCATTGAAAATCTCCTTTATAAATATCTTATCTATTATCATAAAACCAACCGTGCTATGAGTCTATCATAATGCCTCCATGCCTTTAATAAGGCTTCGTTCTATGCCTGGAGGCTCTCCAATTTTTCAAATTAGTGATTTCTTCTTCAATAAAAAGTAAACAGTGAGACCATGGCCAATAACCCTTATTAATTGAAGCTAGTCATTCAATTTAAAAAACCTCCTTTAGAAAGGAGGTTTTTATCATTATTTCTTTTTATATACGGTAATTCTTTCTTCAATTGGAGTTCTATCTTTAGTTTTCGGTACTTGATCAAAGTAACCTAGATGGAGAAAGCCGACTATTTTCTCGCCAGGCTGCACACCCAGCATTTCACGAACCTTAGGCTCATGAATTTGAGGGTTCGTTTTCCAAACGACTCCTAATTCTCTTTCCCATGCTAACAACTGGAAATTTTGTATAAGGGAACTGATCGCTCCAAAGTTTTCTTCCCATTGTTTCTGACGTGGGTCTTCATCCATTATAGCAATTAAAAAAGCTGCCGGCTGGCTAAAATAATTTCTTCTATTTTCCTGTCTGTCCCGTGGAAAAGTCTGCACAATATCCTCGACAAAATGTTCTTTTTCTTCTGTCGGAATAAATATAAAACGCCAGGGTTCTCTTAATCCGTGCGTTGGTGCCCACCGAGCGTCATCTAAGAGCTCTTTAATTAATGATTCAGGAACTTCTTTAGCTAAATAACCACTTTTTACGGAGCGGCGCTCACGAATAATTCTGGCTAATTCACTTTTATTTTGATCCATGGTTTCACCTACAGTTAAATTATTTTCTATTCTACTACAAATGATAATCATTCTCACTGTTAATGTCAACTAGTTATCCAATGTACTTAGACATATTAATGTCTGTAACATCATACATAGCTTGTTGATAAAGATGTATAGCACGTTTGTTATGAGCAAAAACGTGTAGGGAAAGTTTTTTAACGCCTTGTTGTTTAACATGCTTTTCTAAGGATTCTAAGGCTCTTCGCCCAAAGCCTTGTCCTCTGTATGGTTCAAAGATTAAAAAGTTATAAATGAAAGCCTCCTTTTGAGGGTGACTTTCATCAAAGTGGTACCAGAAATAACCTACTACATCATTCGTCTCGGGGTTGCTTAAAGATAACAAAAAGTGATGAGTTGTCTGAAGCCCATCGGGTAAAAGCTGTTGAAAAGCTTCTTTTGATTTTTGCAAAGATTCTTCTTTTGTCCAAGTTCCAGCTTTAACCTTTTCATCTGCATAGTTTTGAACTTCCATTTTCATTAGTTCATCGAAATCTTTTTGCAACATTACGTTTAAGTTAAGCATAAATTTCTTCCTCTCATATTCCCTTAGTATTCATAAGTACCAGGCGCCATCCATCCGGGTCTTCAATAGTTGTGCCTCTTTCTTCCCAATAAGGATTCTCTGGTTCTACCGGAAAGAATCCTTGATTAGCTAAGCGGTTTATTATGGTTTGGATTTCATCTTTTTCTTCTATGTATAGCACCAATAAATTGTCTTTGGTAGGAGCGGGACAGGGGCTTCCCTCTGCATGAGTAGTGAACTCTAAGTGATACTGGCTATCTGGCAGCCCAAAAATTACTCCATCGTACCCGGCATGGTTGGAAAATTGAGTTAGTTTTGGTAAACCTATTCCTTCTTCATAAAAAGTCACAATTTCAGTTAGTTGATCTGTTGGTCTCGCAATTCTAATTTGTGAAGCCGAAAACCCTTTGAACTTCATATAAAAAAACCTCCTCCTCTGTTAGTATAATATAATTATGATAATTGTAGGAAAAAACCTGATTAAATGGAAAGACCACTTCGGCAGTAAAGTGGTCTCTCCTTACGAACATTATTTTTCTAATAGTGCATTGGCTATTTCCTTAGAAAATCTTTCGGCTGATAGTGGTCCTGCAAAAGTTCCCATATCTCCCGGAAGCTTATATGTCAGATTCTTTTCCACAAAATTAAGGTTTGTCCATGCCGGGTTGTCCGCCAGGTTATCAAATATTGGATCGTCATCTTGGACTAAATAGAAGAAATGGGAGTCTTGATAATTCTGTAAAGCTTCAACATTTGTTGAGATAAAACCATAAATCTCTGGTTCGTCGGTTTTAACCGCATTACTTGCATTCATTTTATTTAGAACTCCAGCGATGACCGAATTAT
The Halobacillus halophilus DSM 2266 DNA segment above includes these coding regions:
- a CDS encoding aminoglycoside 6-adenylyltransferase, translated to MRSEEEMMELILSVAETEPHIRGVIMNGSRVNPNVTPDLFQDYDIVYMVTELNAFIADHSWIDVFGKRLIMQMPDEMQLYSIDQEPKQKFTYLMQFMDGNRIDLTLYQRNHLPENQDSLSVVLLDKDNKLPALREPDDSDYLVKKPSHNDIESCTNEFWWVSTYVAKGLGRRQLPYAKEMMEGPVRRMLKRMIRWYIGAKNNFQVNVGSAGKYFEYFLEDHIWKDYKRTYADGEYPNNWKALFQMCELFITLTREVTSHLNYPHADSEGIHVFEYLKHIHKSSADQQDSY
- a CDS encoding C40 family peptidase, with the translated sequence MKKRLYSILLAVFAGVAAYTVKPRKAQAPSNDNTVSLTYPGTNVIITPGDLLFTPIGKSESKYAGHVGIVNSRREVIHSIPSGLMKDPVSRYFNKFRSITIFSAKDPQIGIKACGYLDHLHTTYPKAAYKVFTPLGYSDHEQYCTKIVWQSYYYGAGINLGRLSEHSLAIHPILLKDKRHLNCVAKNL
- a CDS encoding exonuclease domain-containing protein codes for the protein MNFVALDFETANSSRGSVCSIGLVEYENHEVKHEYYRLVKPRKNYFSPKNISIHGITKDDVADAYEFDILWKNEIQPMVEGKFLVAHNAQFDMGVLRAVLDEYRLPYPLLAYNCTLNISKKTWELPRYNLKSVSNHIGFRFNHHHALEDAQAAAHILLKACEELKAENTKDLVEKTQTTNGMMYDQQYEPARLNKKQKAKRPESINYVAASREIDRSHPFCGASFAFTGRLTAMNREKAVQTVANLGGYTYSTVESTTNYLIVGSKTYDQYLNGKKNSKLERTETLLSQGHSIEILPENEFLNYL
- a CDS encoding nitroreductase family protein — its product is MDQNKSELARIIRERRSVKSGYLAKEVPESLIKELLDDARWAPTHGLREPWRFIFIPTEEKEHFVEDIVQTFPRDRQENRRNYFSQPAAFLIAIMDEDPRQKQWEENFGAISSLIQNFQLLAWERELGVVWKTNPQIHEPKVREMLGVQPGEKIVGFLHLGYFDQVPKTKDRTPIEERITVYKKK
- a CDS encoding GNAT family N-acetyltransferase, with product MLNLNVMLQKDFDELMKMEVQNYADEKVKAGTWTKEESLQKSKEAFQQLLPDGLQTTHHFLLSLSNPETNDVVGYFWYHFDESHPQKEAFIYNFLIFEPYRGQGFGRRALESLEKHVKQQGVKKLSLHVFAHNKRAIHLYQQAMYDVTDINMSKYIG
- a CDS encoding VOC family protein, which produces MKFKGFSASQIRIARPTDQLTEIVTFYEEGIGLPKLTQFSNHAGYDGVIFGLPDSQYHLEFTTHAEGSPCPAPTKDNLLVLYIEEKDEIQTIINRLANQGFFPVEPENPYWEERGTTIEDPDGWRLVLMNTKGI